In bacterium, one genomic interval encodes:
- the lexA gene encoding transcriptional repressor LexA, whose product MALTKRQKQIYDYINQFIGEFGYSPSLEEVGRHFGLSSVATVHKHVTNLVRKGLLRRSWNQNRSIEVVSEDQAPRAVDIPLLGLIPAGRPIEAIEQRESLAVPSWLVGVGRTYALKVRGDSMIDEQIRDGDYVVVEERRSAENGQLVVAMVHGEDVTLKKFYLEGSMVRLQPANRDYEPLMVPADRLEIKGVVRGVVRKC is encoded by the coding sequence GTGGCCCTCACCAAGCGCCAGAAGCAGATCTACGACTACATCAACCAGTTCATCGGGGAGTTCGGCTACTCGCCGAGCCTCGAGGAAGTAGGGCGCCACTTCGGCCTCTCGTCGGTGGCCACGGTCCACAAGCACGTCACCAACCTCGTGCGAAAGGGGCTGCTCCGGCGCAGCTGGAACCAGAACCGCTCCATCGAAGTCGTCTCGGAAGACCAGGCCCCGCGCGCGGTGGACATCCCGCTCCTCGGCCTCATTCCGGCCGGCCGGCCGATCGAGGCGATCGAACAGCGGGAATCGCTGGCCGTGCCGTCCTGGCTGGTCGGCGTCGGTCGCACCTACGCCCTCAAGGTGCGCGGCGATTCGATGATCGACGAACAAATCCGCGACGGGGACTACGTCGTCGTCGAGGAACGCCGCTCGGCGGAGAACGGCCAACTCGTCGTGGCGATGGTCCACGGCGAGGACGTCACGCTCAAGAAGTTCTACCTCGAGGGCAGCATGGTCCGGCTGCAGCCGGCGAACCGCGACTACGAGCCGCTGATGGTTCCCGCGGACCGGCTGGAGATCAAGGGAGTCGTCCGCGGCGTCGTGCGGAAGTGCTGA